The following coding sequences lie in one Tichowtungia aerotolerans genomic window:
- a CDS encoding peptidylprolyl isomerase, with protein sequence MTKTKYASLFIIAIASIAFCAGCSKESSAAPGAEEIDLTQVPDLFENPLQPNPLAPQPEDVIATVDGQDITHGEIMQAVQNTMQQLSRQMPPQQLSQMYGQIYKNMTDQLIANVLITKATENSDLAVSDEELNEELDKIRTSAPEGKTLEEALAENNIDFAEWKENLRTQLLIGKFVEGKTADIAEATPAEVATFYQENIDQFKAPESVEASHILLSFTEDDTDDTKAEKKAKLEKIKADIDAGASFEEQAKANSDCPSSQREGSLGSFGRGQMVPEFEEAAFSQEVGTISDIVETQFGYHLIKVTDHQPESTRTLEEVTEQLQNYLTSQKKQKALIAYIDTLREKADIVMHEPNLDSGTAAEEVTE encoded by the coding sequence ATGACTAAAACCAAATACGCCAGCCTTTTCATCATTGCCATTGCATCCATCGCATTCTGCGCCGGGTGCTCCAAAGAGTCCTCTGCCGCGCCCGGAGCAGAAGAAATCGATCTGACACAGGTGCCGGATCTTTTCGAAAACCCGCTCCAGCCCAATCCCCTGGCTCCCCAGCCGGAAGATGTGATTGCCACCGTTGACGGCCAGGACATCACCCACGGCGAAATTATGCAGGCCGTGCAGAACACCATGCAGCAGCTGAGCCGCCAGATGCCTCCGCAGCAGCTTTCGCAAATGTACGGACAGATCTACAAAAACATGACCGACCAGCTGATCGCCAACGTTTTGATCACCAAAGCGACCGAAAACTCTGACCTGGCAGTCAGCGACGAAGAACTCAACGAAGAACTCGACAAGATCAGAACCAGCGCACCGGAGGGAAAAACCCTTGAAGAAGCACTGGCCGAAAACAACATAGACTTTGCGGAATGGAAAGAAAACCTCCGCACACAGCTGCTGATCGGGAAGTTCGTTGAAGGGAAAACGGCCGATATCGCCGAAGCAACTCCCGCGGAAGTCGCCACTTTCTATCAGGAAAACATCGACCAGTTTAAAGCCCCGGAAAGCGTAGAGGCCAGCCACATCCTTCTCTCATTCACAGAGGACGACACCGACGACACCAAAGCTGAGAAAAAAGCGAAGCTTGAAAAAATCAAAGCCGACATTGACGCAGGCGCCAGTTTCGAAGAGCAGGCCAAAGCAAACTCGGACTGCCCGAGCAGCCAGCGCGAAGGCAGCCTCGGCAGCTTCGGACGCGGCCAGATGGTTCCGGAATTTGAGGAAGCAGCCTTCTCCCAGGAAGTGGGAACAATCAGCGATATCGTGGAAACGCAGTTCGGCTACCACCTGATCAAAGTGACCGACCACCAACCGGAAAGCACCCGTACGCTCGAAGAAGTAACCGAGCAGCTCCAGAACTACCTGACCAGCCAGAAAAAGCAGAAAGCCCTGATCGCCTACATCGATACTCTGCGCGAAAAAGCAGACATTGTAATGCACGAGCCGAATCTGGACTCCGGGACTGCTGCTGAAGAAGTAACTGAATAG
- a CDS encoding polyprenol monophosphomannose synthase, translated as MEKTLVIIPTYNEAQNVQPIAQAVLDAAPDVNLLFVDDNSPDGTGRLIDQMVEKDERIHVLHRMEKDGLGRAYIAGFKWALARDYEFVFEMDADFSHNPKDIPAIQEAAQGAELAIGSRYVGGIRVINWPLHRLILSRGAGIYVKLITGLPLTDPTGGFKCFRRCVLESINLDAIVSNGYSFQVELNHLAWRKGYRIVEVPIVFEERHSGASKMSNKIIFEALWMVWRLLFQAKFRRTARVS; from the coding sequence ATGGAAAAGACGCTGGTCATTATTCCGACATACAATGAGGCGCAGAATGTGCAGCCGATTGCTCAGGCTGTGCTCGACGCTGCGCCGGATGTGAATCTCTTATTTGTGGATGACAACTCTCCGGACGGAACCGGGCGTCTGATTGATCAGATGGTGGAGAAGGATGAGCGTATCCATGTTCTGCATCGGATGGAAAAGGACGGGTTGGGCCGGGCATACATCGCCGGGTTTAAGTGGGCGCTGGCCCGCGATTATGAATTCGTTTTTGAGATGGATGCCGATTTTTCTCACAACCCGAAAGATATTCCTGCAATCCAGGAGGCGGCACAGGGAGCGGAGCTGGCGATCGGCTCGCGCTATGTCGGCGGGATTCGTGTCATTAACTGGCCGCTGCATCGCCTGATTCTCAGCCGTGGTGCGGGGATTTACGTGAAGCTGATCACGGGTCTTCCTCTGACGGACCCGACCGGGGGCTTCAAGTGTTTCCGCCGCTGTGTGCTGGAATCGATCAACCTGGATGCGATTGTTTCGAACGGCTATTCCTTTCAGGTCGAGCTGAACCATCTGGCATGGCGGAAAGGGTACAGGATCGTAGAGGTGCCGATTGTGTTTGAGGAGCGTCACTCCGGTGCGTCAAAAATGAGCAATAAGATTATTTTTGAAGCGCTCTGGATGGTCTGGCGGCTGCTGTTCCAGGCGAAGTTCCGCCGTACCGCGCGGGTCAGTTAA
- a CDS encoding restriction endonuclease subunit S has product MSEASIPKEWSDCQVGMIADVIAGGTPKAGNPDNFAEPGSGIAWLTPADLSGYKQKFISHGARDLSQAGYDSSSAKLMPKGSILFSSRAPIGYVAVAANEISTNQGFKNFVLPNGVDSSYAYFYFRSIRDLAESLGTGTTFKEISGATAKTLPFVLPPLAEQKEIATRLDDLLAQVDSVKTRLDGLPAILKRFRQSVLAAAVSGKLTEEWRKENKVAFDWNPFLIEDLACEKKYSLGIGPFGSNLKVTDYRDHGHPLVFVREIRAHSFGGEGTKFVSTSKFNELKAHRVEPGNILITKMGDPPGDVAIYPLDRPKAVITADCIKLSVDESKATTNFVYYSMMSECFRAKVFDISGGVAQQKVNLKKFKKLNLDIPSLPEQAEIVRRVEELFAFADQVDLRVTEAQGHVNHLTQSILAKAFRGELTEQWRKENSDLITGENSATALLERIKSERANQKPKNKTRKKKA; this is encoded by the coding sequence ATGAGCGAGGCGTCTATCCCCAAAGAATGGAGTGATTGTCAGGTCGGCATGATTGCGGATGTGATTGCGGGCGGAACTCCAAAGGCCGGAAATCCTGATAATTTTGCAGAACCCGGATCTGGCATTGCTTGGCTCACTCCTGCGGATTTGAGCGGCTACAAACAGAAGTTTATTTCACATGGAGCGCGTGATTTAAGCCAAGCTGGCTATGACAGTTCTTCTGCAAAATTAATGCCCAAAGGTTCAATTCTGTTTAGTAGTCGTGCTCCGATCGGATATGTAGCGGTTGCCGCGAATGAAATTTCGACCAATCAGGGGTTTAAAAATTTTGTGCTCCCCAATGGTGTTGATTCGTCTTATGCGTATTTCTATTTCAGAAGTATTCGAGACCTTGCCGAAAGCTTGGGTACAGGAACTACCTTTAAGGAAATTTCCGGAGCAACTGCAAAGACGTTGCCTTTTGTTCTCCCTCCCTTGGCAGAGCAGAAAGAGATTGCGACGCGGCTGGATGATTTGCTGGCGCAGGTGGACTCCGTAAAGACCCGCCTCGACGGCCTCCCCGCCATCCTGAAACGCTTCCGCCAATCCGTCCTCGCCGCCGCCGTCTCCGGCAAACTCACCGAGGAGTGGAGAAAGGAGAACAAGGTTGCTTTTGACTGGAACCCTTTTTTAATCGAAGACCTTGCTTGCGAAAAAAAGTACTCTCTCGGTATTGGGCCGTTTGGTAGTAATCTAAAAGTTACTGATTATCGAGACCATGGTCACCCGCTTGTTTTTGTACGTGAAATTAGGGCTCATTCTTTTGGTGGTGAGGGGACAAAATTTGTCAGTACCTCAAAATTCAACGAACTCAAAGCTCATCGTGTTGAGCCTGGGAATATTTTAATCACCAAGATGGGAGACCCTCCCGGCGATGTGGCTATATATCCCTTAGATCGCCCCAAGGCCGTTATTACTGCAGATTGCATCAAACTTTCCGTTGATGAATCAAAAGCTACGACTAACTTTGTTTATTACTCAATGATGTCGGAATGTTTTAGAGCAAAGGTGTTCGATATTTCTGGGGGTGTTGCTCAGCAGAAAGTGAACCTAAAGAAGTTTAAAAAACTAAATTTAGATATTCCTTCATTGCCAGAACAAGCCGAAATCGTTCGACGGGTGGAAGAGCTGTTTGCCTTTGCGGATCAAGTGGATCTGCGGGTGACGGAGGCGCAGGGGCACGTCAACCATCTGACACAATCCATTCTCGCCAAAGCCTTCCGCGGCGAACTCACCGAGCAGTGGCGCAAAGAAAACTCCGACCTCATCACCGGCGAAAACTCCGCCACTGCCTTATTGGAGCGCATCAAATCCGAACGCGCCAACCAGAAACCAAAAAATAAAACCCGGAAGAAGAAAGCTTAG
- a CDS encoding class I SAM-dependent DNA methyltransferase — translation MTKNDIVQKLWNQCDILRDDGINYSHYVTELVLLLFMKMENEQVLNQSVTYDHRLPEGCRWADLRKLSGVNLLDTYKRILLTLSSGKDADGKTVVTDPLILAIYNDAQTSLREPKHLEQLIKNLDQIDWFSAQQDGLGDLYEGLLEKNANETKSGAGQYFTPRPLIDSIIRCIKPQPGETIQDPAAGTAGFLIAADSYIKSNTDDLYDLSAKEQKRQRKECYIGIELVPDTRRLALMNCLLHGMEGDAEGVVHLGNALGQAGENLKPSTIILSNPPFGTAKGGGNTTRVFTYKTSNKQLTFLQHIYNGLKPGGRAAVVLPDNVLFEAGVGTDVRRDLMDKCNLHTILRLPTGIFYAQGVKTNVLFFTRGETDEGNTKKVWVYDLRNNMPSFGKRTPFGEEHLKPFEKVYGKKADGTSKRTEGEWSFTSEDSEQSADNSRWRCFDRDWIRDTKGDSLDISWIKDKDSVDAADLPEPDELAAKAMGELTEALRELDGLLSALCCSDKAAAQKTMLAEVLGIGAEVGE, via the coding sequence ATGACAAAAAACGACATTGTCCAAAAACTCTGGAACCAGTGCGATATTCTGCGCGACGACGGCATCAACTATTCCCACTATGTCACCGAGCTTGTTCTGCTGCTTTTCATGAAGATGGAAAACGAGCAGGTGCTGAATCAAAGTGTAACCTATGACCATCGCCTGCCGGAAGGATGCCGCTGGGCCGACCTGCGGAAATTGAGCGGAGTCAATCTACTTGATACTTACAAACGCATCCTGCTGACGCTCTCATCCGGAAAAGATGCCGATGGAAAAACCGTTGTCACCGACCCGCTCATTCTCGCCATCTACAACGATGCCCAAACCAGTCTGCGCGAACCCAAACATCTCGAACAGCTCATTAAAAACCTCGACCAGATCGACTGGTTTTCCGCCCAGCAGGACGGCCTCGGCGATCTGTACGAAGGCCTGCTCGAAAAAAACGCCAACGAAACCAAATCCGGAGCCGGACAGTATTTCACGCCGCGCCCGCTGATCGACTCCATCATTCGCTGCATCAAGCCGCAGCCCGGCGAAACCATTCAGGACCCGGCCGCCGGAACCGCAGGCTTCCTGATTGCCGCCGACAGCTACATCAAAAGCAATACCGACGATCTTTATGACCTGTCCGCGAAAGAGCAGAAACGGCAGCGCAAAGAATGCTACATCGGCATTGAACTCGTCCCCGATACCCGTCGCCTTGCACTTATGAACTGCCTGTTGCACGGAATGGAAGGCGATGCCGAGGGCGTGGTCCATCTCGGCAACGCATTGGGACAGGCCGGAGAGAACTTGAAGCCCAGCACGATTATTCTCAGCAATCCCCCGTTTGGAACCGCTAAAGGCGGGGGTAATACAACGCGGGTCTTTACTTACAAAACCTCCAACAAACAACTGACTTTTCTGCAGCATATCTATAACGGCCTCAAGCCCGGCGGACGCGCCGCGGTTGTGTTGCCCGATAACGTCCTGTTTGAGGCGGGCGTCGGTACTGATGTGCGCCGCGACCTGATGGACAAATGCAACCTGCACACCATCCTGCGCCTGCCCACCGGCATCTTTTATGCCCAGGGCGTCAAAACCAACGTCCTCTTCTTCACCCGTGGCGAAACGGACGAAGGCAATACAAAGAAGGTGTGGGTCTATGACTTGCGCAACAACATGCCCAGCTTCGGCAAGCGCACACCCTTCGGCGAAGAACATCTCAAGCCGTTTGAAAAGGTCTACGGAAAAAAAGCCGACGGAACGTCCAAACGTACCGAAGGTGAATGGTCGTTTACATCTGAGGACTCTGAGCAATCTGCGGATAACAGTCGGTGGCGCTGCTTTGACCGCGACTGGATTCGCGATACTAAAGGCGACTCGCTCGATATTTCATGGATTAAAGATAAGGACAGCGTCGATGCCGCTGATCTGCCCGAACCCGATGAGCTGGCCGCCAAAGCCATGGGCGAGCTGACCGAAGCTCTGCGCGAACTCGACGGCCTCCTCTCCGCCCTCTGTTGTTCCGACAAAGCCGCCGCCCAGAAAACCATGCTCGCCGAAGTACTTGGCATTGGAGCTGAGGTCGGCGAATGA
- a CDS encoding Fic family protein: MSAVKYHVGKFPPHSLNLEHLLPLIGPASSAVARYDGVLSAIPNASVLLSPLTTQEAVLSSKIEGTQATMGEVLEFEAEGGRKKVPEEKREDIKEVLNYRKAMRYAEERLQEMPLCQRVIKEVHRILLDGVRGQGKSPGEYRKIPNWIGPHGCSMEEARFIPISAGDLNDAMGAWDIYINSSAPDRLIQLAILHAEFESLHPFLDGNGRLGRMCIPLFMQQVGLIQRPMFYISAYFDANRDEYYDRLLAISKDGDWTGWCAFFLQAVRVQAEHNLKKANAVLDLYNRMKLKIADISHSQFSIHALEWIFEQPIFNSTDFIKASGIPKPTATRILRILREEGILQVWQESRGRKPAVYGYADLLNVAEGYRAF; encoded by the coding sequence ATGAGTGCAGTAAAATATCATGTGGGCAAGTTTCCGCCTCACTCTTTGAACTTGGAGCATCTCCTTCCTCTCATTGGCCCGGCCAGTTCTGCTGTGGCTCGTTATGATGGGGTGCTTTCCGCCATTCCCAATGCCTCGGTTTTGCTGAGTCCCTTAACGACGCAGGAGGCGGTACTTTCATCCAAAATCGAGGGAACTCAGGCGACCATGGGCGAGGTGCTCGAATTTGAGGCGGAAGGCGGGCGGAAGAAAGTCCCGGAAGAAAAGCGTGAAGACATCAAGGAAGTTCTGAATTACCGCAAGGCCATGCGCTATGCGGAGGAACGACTGCAGGAGATGCCTCTTTGCCAGCGGGTTATTAAGGAAGTCCACCGCATCTTGCTGGACGGTGTGCGCGGCCAAGGAAAGTCGCCGGGTGAATATCGAAAAATTCCCAACTGGATCGGGCCTCATGGATGTTCCATGGAGGAAGCACGTTTCATTCCAATCTCAGCCGGTGATTTGAATGATGCGATGGGCGCCTGGGATATATACATCAATTCGTCGGCTCCAGACCGTTTGATTCAGCTCGCTATTCTTCATGCAGAGTTTGAGTCGCTGCATCCGTTTCTGGACGGAAATGGCCGCCTGGGTCGAATGTGTATTCCGCTCTTTATGCAGCAGGTTGGACTGATTCAGCGCCCGATGTTTTATATCAGCGCCTATTTTGATGCCAACCGGGACGAATATTATGACCGTCTGCTGGCCATATCCAAAGACGGCGATTGGACCGGTTGGTGTGCTTTTTTCCTTCAGGCTGTACGTGTTCAAGCGGAACACAACCTTAAAAAAGCCAATGCGGTACTGGATCTTTACAACCGGATGAAGCTGAAAATTGCCGATATCTCACATTCCCAGTTTTCGATTCATGCCCTCGAATGGATTTTTGAGCAGCCCATTTTCAACAGCACGGACTTTATTAAGGCCTCCGGCATCCCCAAGCCAACTGCGACTCGAATTTTGCGGATTCTGAGAGAAGAAGGCATTCTTCAGGTTTGGCAGGAGTCTCGCGGCAGAAAACCTGCGGTGTACGGATATGCTGATTTGTTAAACGTGGCAGAAGGCTATCGGGCATTCTAA
- the hsdR gene encoding type I restriction-modification system endonuclease: MQAADNQIGNFEFLKDHDPIFLQLASMAEAVFARDPNTTLIKLRQLGEAFARDMAARCGITFDEQAKQADLLYRLNRQVGLDNEVRELFHTLRIEGNKATHGFHTQHREAMNGLKLARVLAIWFHRTFGPNGDKFKPGPFVPPKDPSLCLRELQKQIEQLKASLTDANQEIESSHELAELVAREKKEFEVLAEKMDEDARTFEALASENEAKLANMQADYEKQLQALRDQLDAKAVRAATKNARKASGQVDLNEELTRILIDQQLIAAGWEADTQELTYSKGARPEPRKNKAIAEWPTVGRQSADYVLFSGMTPIAVVEAKRENVNVAGKIPQAERYAAGFRIEGDHYAAWRLAGQNRAWTDGDSGTFQIPFVYSCNGKPFVKQLKEKSGTWFRDVRASANLKKPLQGFHSPEGLLDRLARSKTEAHDALRNEGFAYLKLRDYQEKAIRKVEEGLEAGKTECLLAMATGTGKTRTIIGLMYRLLKAERFKRILFLVDRNTLGTQAQDFFDEAPLEQNSPLSKIYNIAELGDMAPEAETRIQVATVQAMVKRLFRSDNSLCVDEFDCIIVDEAHRGYTLDQEMTDGEIEFRDQAQYLSTYRRVLDWFDAVKIGMTATPAKHTTDIFGKPVYTYTYREAVADDWLRDHEPPIRYRTYLSENGIQFEKGETVEVVNMKSGEVDTAELEDEQNFEIDSFNRRVIADDFNRVICEALAEELDPFGEEKVLIFCVTDLHADKVKTQLDKQFKKLYGEDYNEKAVRKITGASDQVDKLIRRFKRERYPSIAITVDLLTTGVDVPRICHLVFLRRVRSRILYEQMVGRATRKCDEIGKTEFKIYDPVDLYAALDEVSTMKPIVKNPNISLDQLIQELLNPDCHAALADAEHSHADDVLDQINQKVLRVLRKAHKKAERNDKVRDKLNELEGIWGVEPAELHRHFHEIGPEKAAEFLRTHAGFVQQLDDVKTLIGTDSHPIISHHEDELIGKEQNFGVHERPGDYLQEFSEFVKSHLNESIALSTVVNRPKDLTRKQLKEVRLYLDQNGFPESSLKAAWRGETNQEIAAGIVGYIRQAAIGEALIPFDRRVEAAMEKIHSMRHWTTVQRKWLDRLAKQLNYEMVLDQQTVNDIFSNDGGANRLNIILHKQLEPVLETLSASLWNEAV; this comes from the coding sequence ATGCAGGCGGCAGACAATCAGATAGGGAATTTTGAATTCCTGAAAGATCATGACCCCATATTTTTGCAACTCGCCTCTATGGCTGAGGCGGTTTTCGCCCGCGATCCGAATACAACACTGATTAAACTTCGCCAGCTTGGAGAGGCGTTTGCGCGCGATATGGCCGCCCGGTGCGGGATTACGTTCGACGAACAGGCCAAACAGGCAGATTTACTGTATCGACTGAATAGACAGGTTGGTCTGGATAACGAGGTTCGTGAGCTGTTCCATACACTGCGCATTGAGGGCAACAAGGCAACGCACGGTTTTCACACACAGCACCGCGAAGCCATGAACGGTCTCAAGCTGGCGAGAGTTCTTGCGATTTGGTTTCACCGCACGTTCGGGCCAAATGGGGATAAATTTAAGCCGGGGCCGTTTGTCCCGCCGAAAGACCCGAGTCTTTGCTTGCGGGAACTGCAGAAGCAGATTGAACAGCTCAAAGCATCGCTGACAGATGCAAACCAGGAAATCGAATCCAGCCATGAACTGGCCGAACTGGTGGCCCGAGAGAAGAAGGAGTTTGAAGTCCTCGCCGAAAAAATGGATGAGGATGCCCGCACCTTTGAGGCCCTTGCCTCAGAAAATGAGGCGAAGCTTGCCAATATGCAGGCTGATTATGAAAAACAGCTGCAGGCATTGCGCGACCAGCTCGATGCGAAAGCTGTGCGTGCTGCGACTAAAAATGCCCGCAAAGCATCCGGTCAGGTTGATCTGAACGAGGAGCTGACTCGCATCCTGATTGACCAGCAACTGATTGCCGCCGGATGGGAAGCCGATACGCAGGAACTGACCTACAGCAAGGGTGCCCGCCCGGAACCCCGCAAAAACAAAGCGATAGCCGAATGGCCAACGGTTGGTCGGCAGTCAGCTGATTATGTTTTGTTTTCCGGCATGACTCCCATTGCTGTGGTGGAGGCGAAACGCGAAAACGTCAATGTGGCGGGCAAAATACCACAGGCCGAACGGTATGCCGCCGGATTCCGTATCGAAGGCGACCACTATGCCGCATGGAGACTGGCCGGGCAAAATCGTGCCTGGACAGACGGCGACTCCGGCACCTTCCAAATCCCTTTTGTTTATTCCTGCAACGGGAAACCGTTTGTCAAACAGCTGAAAGAAAAGTCGGGCACCTGGTTTCGGGACGTACGTGCATCTGCCAACCTAAAAAAGCCGCTGCAGGGCTTCCACAGTCCGGAAGGACTGCTCGACCGGCTGGCTCGAAGCAAGACCGAGGCTCATGACGCATTGCGCAACGAAGGCTTTGCCTATTTAAAGCTGCGCGACTATCAGGAAAAGGCCATTCGCAAGGTGGAAGAGGGGTTGGAGGCGGGAAAGACAGAATGCCTGCTGGCAATGGCCACCGGGACTGGCAAAACCCGCACCATCATCGGGCTGATGTATCGTCTGCTCAAAGCGGAACGCTTCAAACGCATTCTCTTTTTAGTAGATCGCAACACATTGGGCACACAGGCGCAGGATTTCTTTGATGAAGCCCCTCTGGAGCAAAACTCCCCGCTATCGAAAATCTACAATATTGCAGAACTGGGCGATATGGCTCCGGAAGCCGAAACCCGGATACAGGTCGCTACGGTACAGGCCATGGTTAAACGGCTTTTCCGCTCTGACAATTCACTTTGCGTCGATGAGTTCGACTGCATCATCGTTGATGAGGCGCATCGCGGCTATACGCTGGATCAGGAAATGACCGATGGTGAAATCGAGTTCCGTGATCAGGCGCAGTACCTTTCAACGTACCGCCGGGTGCTCGATTGGTTTGATGCCGTTAAAATCGGCATGACTGCCACCCCGGCCAAACACACCACCGATATTTTCGGCAAGCCTGTTTACACGTACACGTATCGCGAAGCCGTCGCAGATGATTGGCTGCGTGATCATGAACCTCCGATCCGCTACCGCACCTATCTTTCTGAAAACGGTATCCAGTTCGAAAAGGGCGAAACAGTCGAAGTCGTTAACATGAAATCCGGCGAAGTGGATACCGCCGAGCTGGAAGACGAGCAGAACTTTGAAATCGATTCATTTAACCGGCGGGTCATTGCGGACGACTTTAATCGGGTTATCTGCGAAGCACTCGCGGAAGAATTAGATCCCTTTGGCGAGGAAAAGGTGCTGATCTTCTGCGTAACCGATCTGCACGCGGACAAGGTTAAAACTCAATTGGACAAGCAGTTCAAGAAACTCTACGGCGAGGACTATAACGAAAAGGCCGTTCGTAAAATCACAGGAGCCAGTGATCAGGTGGACAAACTGATCCGGCGCTTCAAGCGGGAACGCTATCCCTCTATTGCCATTACGGTCGATCTACTGACCACCGGTGTGGATGTTCCCAGAATCTGCCATCTCGTTTTTCTGCGCCGGGTTCGCTCCCGCATCCTTTATGAGCAGATGGTCGGGCGCGCAACGCGCAAATGCGATGAAATCGGCAAAACAGAATTTAAGATTTATGACCCGGTAGACCTTTATGCTGCGCTGGACGAAGTCTCCACCATGAAGCCCATCGTGAAGAACCCGAACATATCTCTGGATCAGCTGATTCAGGAATTGCTGAATCCCGACTGCCATGCCGCACTGGCGGATGCAGAGCATAGTCATGCGGACGACGTGCTCGACCAGATTAACCAGAAGGTCCTGCGAGTCCTGCGCAAAGCACACAAAAAAGCGGAGCGAAACGATAAAGTGCGCGACAAGCTCAACGAGCTGGAAGGCATCTGGGGCGTTGAGCCAGCCGAGCTTCATCGACACTTTCATGAGATCGGGCCGGAAAAAGCAGCAGAGTTTCTGCGAACACATGCAGGATTTGTTCAGCAGCTCGACGACGTAAAAACGCTGATTGGAACGGACAGTCATCCGATTATTTCACACCATGAAGACGAACTGATCGGCAAAGAGCAGAACTTTGGTGTTCATGAACGGCCGGGAGACTACCTGCAGGAGTTTTCCGAATTTGTGAAAAGCCACCTGAATGAATCCATTGCGCTTTCCACCGTAGTCAACCGCCCCAAAGATCTCACGCGCAAGCAACTCAAAGAAGTGCGTCTCTATCTGGATCAGAACGGGTTTCCCGAATCCAGTCTCAAAGCGGCCTGGCGGGGAGAAACCAATCAGGAAATCGCTGCGGGTATTGTTGGCTATATTCGGCAGGCAGCCATCGGGGAAGCATTGATTCCTTTCGACCGGCGTGTCGAAGCGGCCATGGAAAAAATCCACTCTATGCGCCACTGGACCACAGTGCAGCGCAAATGGCTCGATCGACTGGCCAAACAACTTAACTACGAGATGGTGCTGGACCAGCAAACCGTCAACGACATTTTTTCTAATGACGGCGGAGCCAATCGGTTGAACATCATCCTGCATAAGCAGCTCGAACCGGTTCTCGAAACGCTTTCAGCTTCGCTTTGGAATGAGGCCGTGTAG
- a CDS encoding GIY-YIG nuclease family protein: MWYVYILENQVAHFYVGVTKDVLARLQQHNEGSVSSTKSRRPWKIRTYVGFDNELRARHFESYLKSGSGRAFQKRHF, encoded by the coding sequence ATGTGGTATGTCTACATTCTCGAAAATCAGGTAGCGCATTTTTACGTTGGCGTTACCAAAGATGTTTTGGCCCGGCTGCAGCAGCATAATGAGGGTTCTGTTTCCTCTACCAAATCCCGTCGCCCATGGAAGATACGAACGTATGTGGGGTTTGATAATGAATTGAGGGCGAGGCATTTCGAATCCTACCTGAAATCCGGTTCCGGCCGGGCATTTCAAAAACGGCATTTTTGA
- a CDS encoding ISL3 family transposase, with protein sequence MPQEKIDLVGPGIKVHSVVRHGGVMIHAEYVGPVACPQCSSEQLRTKDRFVRKLRHESIGTKNTWLYLTLRKYRCEDCRRYFRARVPGLLPYRRSTEMFRQEIFMDHRDGISQQQLHRRRKIGSATVERWFHDHLELKEKMFSSRLCPTVLGIDEHFFTKKQGYATTFCDLQKHRIFEVAKGRSEHSLHSALMRMKGRERVQVVCIDLSSSYRALVKQYFPNALIVSDRFHVVRTVIRHFLDTWKLLDPVGRKNRGLLSLMRRKSGNLHPDQQARLERYFEQNPAIGMVYKAKEELCELLNQKHRTQKDCRPLISRLLYWIDQLRNSPFEPLRTLGATLSSWRDEIARMWRFTRNNGITEGFHTKMELIQRRAYGFRNFDNYRLRVIVMCG encoded by the coding sequence ATGCCCCAAGAGAAGATAGACCTGGTCGGCCCCGGCATCAAGGTTCATTCCGTAGTCCGCCACGGTGGCGTGATGATTCATGCCGAGTACGTTGGCCCGGTGGCCTGTCCGCAATGCAGTTCAGAGCAGCTGCGCACTAAGGATCGATTTGTACGGAAGCTGCGTCATGAAAGCATTGGAACGAAAAACACCTGGCTGTACTTGACGCTGCGTAAATATCGCTGCGAAGACTGCAGACGCTATTTTAGGGCCCGAGTGCCCGGCCTGCTGCCGTACCGGCGCAGTACCGAGATGTTCCGTCAGGAGATCTTTATGGATCACCGTGACGGCATCAGCCAGCAACAGCTGCATCGTCGGCGAAAGATCGGATCCGCTACTGTCGAGCGGTGGTTTCATGACCATCTGGAGCTTAAAGAGAAGATGTTTTCCAGCCGGTTGTGCCCGACGGTTCTGGGTATTGATGAACACTTCTTCACCAAGAAGCAGGGATACGCAACGACCTTCTGTGACCTGCAGAAACATCGGATATTCGAGGTAGCCAAGGGACGATCGGAGCACTCCCTGCATAGCGCTCTGATGCGAATGAAAGGCCGGGAACGGGTTCAGGTGGTCTGCATCGATCTGTCTTCAAGCTACCGGGCCTTGGTAAAGCAATACTTTCCGAATGCCCTGATCGTAAGCGACCGGTTCCATGTCGTGCGCACCGTCATCCGCCATTTCCTCGACACATGGAAGCTACTTGACCCTGTAGGGCGTAAAAACCGTGGGCTGCTATCGCTGATGCGCCGAAAAAGCGGCAATCTGCATCCAGACCAACAGGCCCGTCTGGAGCGATATTTTGAGCAGAACCCAGCGATTGGTATGGTGTACAAGGCCAAAGAGGAGCTATGCGAACTGCTTAACCAGAAGCATCGAACACAAAAGGATTGCCGGCCGCTAATCTCACGCCTGCTGTACTGGATCGATCAGCTGCGCAACAGTCCATTCGAGCCGTTGCGCACGCTGGGGGCCACATTGAGTTCCTGGCGCGATGAGATCGCCCGGATGTGGAGGTTCACCCGCAACAACGGCATTACAGAAGGCTTCCATACCAAGATGGAGCTGATTCAGAGAAGAGCCTATGGCTTCAGGAATTTCGACAATTACAGATTGAGAGTAATTGTGATGTGTGGTTAA